The genomic region GCCTTCATATCAGCAACTCCTTTACAGGACATGGTTGAAATGCATAGCGGCTAAAATTTTGAGTATAGGATGGTCAAAGATTCCTGCAAGGTAAAAAATGAAGAATTTTTCATGACAATGAAATTCAGTATGACTTATAAAAATCAGAAAGATAAAATCATTCCGTCATGGAAACATGGATTGCATAATAGGTCTAGTGCGATGGTGTTAACAGCGTGTCGCAAGCCTTTTTATCGTTTATTTCATCAGCATGTCATTCGCTAAACGGTAGATCATGCCTTCCTCATCGGCAGGTATGATCAGTATCGGTTTGCTGTCACTAGCGCTAATTCGCAGTTCATTGCCGGAATTGGCATTGGTGTTGAGCTGGAACCCCAGGAAGCGCAAGGGTTCACATACCTTGGTGCGTATCAGCGGCGCATGTTCGCCGATGCCGGCGGTGAATACCAGCGCGTCGATACCGCCGGCCTTGGCCGCGAGTGCGCCAATGGTACCGCGCACCTGGCGGCAGAAATAGTCAACGGCAAAACGGGCGGCTGCGCTGTCGCTGGCAAGCAGTTGCGCCATGTCGCTGCTTTCGCCATCGGATAGCGCGATCAGGCCCATGCGGTGATAGACCAGATCGCTGAGTTGCGCCGCTGTATGGCGCTCGGCGAGCGCCAGCATCACGCCGGGGTCGAGATCACCGCTGCGCGTACCCATCGGGATGCCGCCTGCGGGGGTGTAGCCCATCGTGGTGTCCACCGATTGCAGGTTTTGCAGCAGGCACAGGCTGGCGCCGTTGCCGAGATGCGCCACCACGATGTTGCCGGTGGCAGCATCGCCCAGCAGTGCGGGCAGACGCTGTGCGATATGGGCGTAATTGATGCCGTGAAAGCCGTAGCGGCGCAATCCATACGCTTGCGGAAGCGGTAGCCGCTGCGCTGCTGGCGGCATGCTGGCGTGAAATGCGGTATCGAAACAGGCGATCTGCGGCACGTCAAAACGCTCGCGGCATAAATCCACCCCCAGCAAATTGCCGGGCAGGTGCAGCGGCGCCAGCGGGATGAGCGCTTCCAGCCGGGCGCGCTCGGTGGCGTCGATCAGCCGTGCCGGCATCGTGACTTCACCGCCGTGCACCAGCCGGTGCCCGATGGCTAGGGGCGTGTCTGTGCCCAGATCGCGCAGCAGGGCGTCGAACGCTTCACGGTGGTCGTGCGGGAAACCCTGGCCGATATGTTCATAACGAAAATCCCGGCGCGTACCGTCACCGTGGAACAGGCTGGCCTTTAGCGACGACGAGCCGCTGTTGATGGTGAGGATGGCTGCTGATTCGGACATCAGTAGGGCCATTCCCAATCGCGGATGGACGGCATGTCTTCGCCATAACGCTCGATATACTGCTTGTGCTCGATAATGCGATCATGCATGGCCTGCTTGATATGTGCGGCGCGAGGCTGCATCTTCGGCACGCGATTCATCACGTCGATGACCAGATGGAAACGATCGAGATCGTTGAGCACCACCATGTCGAACGGCGTGGTGGTGGTGCCTTCCTCCTTGTAGCCGCGCACATGCATATTAACGTGGTTGGTGCGGCGATAGGTGAGGCGATGAATCAGCCACGGATAGCCGTGATAGGCGAAAATCACCGGCTTGTCGACAGTGAATAGCGAATCGAAATCCATGTCCTTGAGGCCGTGAGGATGCTCTTCCGCGGGTTGCAGTGTCATCAGGTCGACGATGTTGACTACGCGTATCCTGAGTTCGGGCACCCACTGACGCAGCAGGTCTACCGCAGCCAGCGTCTCCAGCGTGGGCACGTCGCCGCAGCATGCCATGACGACATCGGGCGCTTCCTTTTGATCGTTGCTCGCCCATTCCCAGATGCCGATCCCCGCCGTGCAATGCTTGATGGCAGCATCCATCGACAACCATTGCGGCGCAGGCTGCTTGCCGGCGACGATGACGTTGACGTAATTGCGGCTCCTGAGACAATGGTCGGCCACCGAGAGCAGGGTATTGGCATCGGGGGGCAGGTAAACGCGGATGATGTCGGCTTTCTTGTTGACCACATGGTCGATGAAGCCGGGGTCCTGATGCGAGAAGCCGTTGTGATCCTGCCGCCACACGTGCGAGGTGAGTAGATAATTGAGCGAAGCGATCGGCCTGCGCCAGGGAATCTGCTGACTGGTCACCTTGAGCCATTTGGCGTGCTGGTTGAACATCGAATCAATGATGTGGATGAAGGCCTCGTAGCAGGAAAAAAAGCCATGCCGGCCGGTGAGCAGATAGCCTTCGAGCCAGCCCTGGCAAGTGTGTTCAGACAGTATCTCCATGACGCGACCATCCGGGGCGAGATGGTCGTCGGTGTCCAGCCGCTCGGTTACCCAGGTGCGGTTGGTGACTTCAAAGAGCGCACTGAGGCGATTGGATGCCGTCTCGTCCGGGCCGAATACACGGAAATTCTCCATGTTGCCTTGCATGACATCGCGCAGGAAGCTGCCGAGTACGCGCGTGGCTTCTGCCTCGCTGTGGCCGGGTTTCGGCACCTCGACGGCATATTCGCGGAAATCCGGCAGGCGTAACTCATGCAGCAATATGCCGCCGTTGGCGTGCGGGTTTGCGCCCATGCGCCGGGCATCGGCAGGCGCCAGCGCAGCGAGTTCCGGCAGCAGGGTGCCGTTGCTGTCAAACAGCTCCTCGGGGAGATAGGATTTCATCCAGGATTCGAGCAGCTGCACATGAGCAGGCTTGGTCGCCATCTCGGAGAGCGGCACCTGATGCGAACGCCATGACCCTTCGGTCTGCAGGCCATCGACTTCCTTGGGGCCGGTCCAGCCCTTGGGCGAACGCAGAATGATCATCGGCCAGGACGGGCGGGCCGTATTGCCGTGAGTACGTGCCTGACGCTGGATTTCCCTGATTTCGGCGATTACGGTGTCGATGGTCGCCGCCATTTTCTGATGCATGACAGCCGGCTCGTCGCCTTCGACAAAATAAGGCTTGTAGCCGTAGCCGGTAAACAGCTGCGCCAGCTCGTCGTGGCTGATGCGTGCCAGCACGGTGGGATTGGCGATCTTGTAGCCGTTCAGATGCAGTATCGGCAACACCGCGCCGTCATTCCTGGGATTGAGGAATTTGTTGGAATGCCAGGCTGTCGCCAGCGGCCCGGTTTCCGCCTCGCCGTCGCCGACCACG from Sulfuriferula sp. AH1 harbors:
- a CDS encoding acetate/propionate family kinase, translating into MSESAAILTINSGSSSLKASLFHGDGTRRDFRYEHIGQGFPHDHREAFDALLRDLGTDTPLAIGHRLVHGGEVTMPARLIDATERARLEALIPLAPLHLPGNLLGVDLCRERFDVPQIACFDTAFHASMPPAAQRLPLPQAYGLRRYGFHGINYAHIAQRLPALLGDAATGNIVVAHLGNGASLCLLQNLQSVDTTMGYTPAGGIPMGTRSGDLDPGVMLALAERHTAAQLSDLVYHRMGLIALSDGESSDMAQLLASDSAAARFAVDYFCRQVRGTIGALAAKAGGIDALVFTAGIGEHAPLIRTKVCEPLRFLGFQLNTNANSGNELRISASDSKPILIIPADEEGMIYRLANDMLMK
- a CDS encoding phosphoketolase translates to MMQLQQPLSASELDLIHRYWRAANYLSVGQIYLLDNPLLKQPLTLEHIKPRLLGHWGTTPGLNFIYAHMNRVIRRDDLNMIFIAGPGHGGPAVVANTYLEGSYSEFYPNISQDEAGMKQLFRQFSFPGGIPSHAAPETPGSIHEGGELGYAVSHAYGAVFDNPELIACCVVGDGEAETGPLATAWHSNKFLNPRNDGAVLPILHLNGYKIANPTVLARISHDELAQLFTGYGYKPYFVEGDEPAVMHQKMAATIDTVIAEIREIQRQARTHGNTARPSWPMIILRSPKGWTGPKEVDGLQTEGSWRSHQVPLSEMATKPAHVQLLESWMKSYLPEELFDSNGTLLPELAALAPADARRMGANPHANGGILLHELRLPDFREYAVEVPKPGHSEAEATRVLGSFLRDVMQGNMENFRVFGPDETASNRLSALFEVTNRTWVTERLDTDDHLAPDGRVMEILSEHTCQGWLEGYLLTGRHGFFSCYEAFIHIIDSMFNQHAKWLKVTSQQIPWRRPIASLNYLLTSHVWRQDHNGFSHQDPGFIDHVVNKKADIIRVYLPPDANTLLSVADHCLRSRNYVNVIVAGKQPAPQWLSMDAAIKHCTAGIGIWEWASNDQKEAPDVVMACCGDVPTLETLAAVDLLRQWVPELRIRVVNIVDLMTLQPAEEHPHGLKDMDFDSLFTVDKPVIFAYHGYPWLIHRLTYRRTNHVNMHVRGYKEEGTTTTPFDMVVLNDLDRFHLVIDVMNRVPKMQPRAAHIKQAMHDRIIEHKQYIERYGEDMPSIRDWEWPY